The genome window TAGAAGGTAGACGACTAAATTGTATCCTCTGATTGCGCAGACTTCTGTTGGTAGCAAAGGTTTGTAGCTAAGGGTATCTATGTATTCTTTTAAGACCGGTGTGGCTTGCGGCTTTCTCCAGGTACAGCATCCGTGCTACAGATGGGTTTGTACAAAGCATACaatttctcctctcctcgtGTTAGCATATAGTCGTCGCCAATGTCAGCTGATGGGGAGCATATCAATTCCTTCTCGCTGATGCAAATCCATGCATACATTCTCCCAGGTTGCTGGGGGCCCCACCATCACGAAGCTCAGCTTTGTCATGCTCGAGTAATGTGCGAACCTGGTagaggaggcggaggtgcAAGCTTGGCTGTCAGTAGAGACAACAATTGGAGCATACTGCAACGGAGCGTTGCTGTTTAGGAACGTCAGAAGATTGGAGATCAGACTGATTTGACAAAAAGAAAGTATCTCCTCGGGATACACTGCGTACCCGTGTTTTGCAACCTTCCACTTTAGCTCGAACACTGATGGCGTGTTACTGAACCACAAGGTTCCTACAGGGCATAGAGATTGTCTTTTCATCGTGAAATCGTATGCAAATGGGGATCCTCTAGAACAGGATTCCACCGCATGGGGCCACTCAATTGACGCCTGGAGAACATGCGCATCAGTCTCCAACATCTGCACTTGGTGACTCGCTCGTAGCCTCGTAGTTGCTACAAAGACAATTGGGCAGGATTGGCCATCATGCTATGATAAATCCCTTCCTTTGCTATTCTCAGTGCTCGCTGGTGGAGCTCTCCAGCTTCCAGGCCTATCAGAGGAGCGGCACAGAATCCACCGATTTCGGAAAGCTGCCATCAAGCTATCGACATATTTTCCCCAAGGCTCCACAAAGTGCTGACCAGGGACAAGATTGGGGTAGTCCTCCGTCGAATAAGAGCACGGACTACAGCAACACACCGCAGTCATTGAGTTGGACcttctggagaaggcgaGCTCGGAGTAAGCACGTCCACTTTGATGCGCCGAGAGGGGAGGGCAAGAAACTCAGATAGGGTCCAAGACAAAAACTCTCACCGCCTGCATATTTTGAGCCCCTTGCACGCTGCATATGGGCAATGCGTAGAGTGATGGAGGAGACAACGTGAGTTGCACTGCTTTCAGAGGAACCCAGACATGCAGGTTGTAGACCAAAAGCATACCGCCTCCACCGAAGCGTTCTACCTTGGCATTGGTGTGAAGTCAAAGAGAAATCTGGAGACGTGAGTTTTGTGCTGTGTCCGTGCTGTGGGAAGCGAAGAATTAGAGTTCGGAAGACAGACCCAGAGCTTACAATGGGATGGATGTCAACCGATTATTAGTCGGGATGAAGAGTGGAACTAAAGGAGGAAGCACTGACGGCCCGAACATAGTCGTAGTGGTGTCAACAGGGTATCAGTCGTAGTCTAGATACTTGGGCGATGTGGAAGGAGGTCCACTGAAGAAAATGGTGGAGTGGAGCACAACCATCGGACGGCGTCACGCCGAGTCCAACAACGGATCACCTCAATATAGCGAACATGAACGTAGATAGTGCGACTGAATAATGTTCAAGGGAACCAATCAGTTCCTCAACAAGGCTGAGCCGAAACTTCCACGATTGGGGGGTACCTCCAAATGGCCTAACAGGGATCTCATACGACCAGTGTCCATGGTCTTCTTGCGAGGGGTCAAATGCTTGCATCAAGACTCTTGGCTTATTCGCACAGTAAAAGGTAACCGCTTTGTCTGGATTTTGGGAGTCTGGAGTCAAGAATCAAGGAGTAGATCAATTGTGTGATCTAGGAATGAAAACGTGCAGTTCGATGTGCGCTCCGAATTTCCTCCTTGCGCCAACAGCAGAATTGTGCAGTTACTAACATTTTTGAGTTGTACTGTGGGAACCATGTTTCTGATTGATAGCTAGTAACTCGATCACTCACAAAAGTTCAATGAGCGAGGAGGGCAATAGTTTTCGCCTGTAGCGGTAGGGAAGAGGTCCTTGCGGAGAGGACTGAACGCGAAAAACAGTGGCCAAGACCAGTAGAGCTCAACAAAATGATCTTTTTCAGCAAGGTAAGATCTTCCGATGGATATAAAGTAGTACCTAGTATCAAAAGTTTTTTTTACTAAAGCTTTGCTGTTGATATATGAGATTAGTCTTTGAACTGATTGGTAAAATTGTCGGGGAAGAGTACCACTGTGGCGAATAAAACTCTGCTGCGCTAAGCATGCAAGCGAAGCCTCTATCTATATACTACCTTACAGATAGTCTCTCCTGATAAGGAGTGGAAGAGTGGCCATTGTGAGACTAGCGCCAAGAAGCAGTGCGCTGATCTCGCAACGCGAAACATTATCAAATATATAGGTACAGAAATTAAAATATTACTCACGATCATCAGAGGCGCCGAGGAGATATGGATGAAAAATATGAAGGGCTTTTCGGAGTGAGTATTTCGTACTCACACCTACAAAAGATGAAACTCAAAGCTCATAAATCACACCATCGCAACAGGAGATGGTTGCTTATTCCGACAGTCGGCGATGATATCGCTGAGCGCTACAAAGCAGTGGCAGTTGAAAAATCAAATAGACCGCAAATACTTCTCACACTTATATATTCTTCGACTAATTAGCAAACTTATGTCATGAAACACTAATAGACATCAAATTTATCAACACATTTCGTGCTGGTATTCTGCTGGTATACTTATTACTCAGACAAGAATCTTCCAACAAGGTAAAATGCTGTAACCAAAATCGATGGATGAGGTGATGGAGTTTCCAAGCTTCGCAAGCGACAACCCAGAACCCTGTCAATGGCCTGGCCCAGTAGCCAAGGAATAGCTGCAGCCACAATGTCCGTGCAGACTGGTGTACATGCACGGGTAACGTCCAATGAAACAACGCATATCCCAGCTAGAAAAAGTTAAACTGCCAAGGATTGACTTTTTTAGGACAACTCCTGTCAATAGGTGGTGGGAACAAGGAAGTCTCGGAGGTTTGGATTAGGATCCTGACGTCAGAGAAAGACAGTTTCCAAGGAAAATCTGGTTGACATTTTTCCCTCTCCAACACCAGTTACTATGTACACCTACAGATGAACCTTCAATACTAACTGATTTCCACTCATTATTAATTATGGTCATTATGTTGTCGACATTAATATTGTTGCCATTCACGATCCTTGAAGATAGCACTGATTGTAGTGTAGCATACAGATTTGTATGATAGCACATTGCTTTGGCGTGACTCGTGAGCTCAATACGTTACGCAAAACAGTGTACTCGTTAATATCCTCCTGGAGTCAGTCCCTCCCTGCTCGAAATCCTGGCATATCCATAGGTTTTCATCCCGTAAAGCAAACCCCCACAGTCCAGGCAGTTCAGAAGAGACACGATGCGGTTTCGTATTGATCGAATAGAACAACGGGAAAACAGGGTTTTGTTTCAAGATCATCGGCCAATAGAATTCTCACCACAGTTCTCAATCTAATATGGAGTAAAAGAACGAGCCTTCCACAACTGAATTGTGCCCCTGGTGGGACTGACTGAAGTAGATGGGGAAATACTTCTGTTTGACAAGAGTCAAGAAAGTGGTACCACATATAATTCTTTCTGGCTGTTGGTGATACACATAATTGAACATGCACTCCTCGCTAGAATAGCTTTTTTAAGGGGCCAAAAAAAACATTGATAATACTGTGACCTCTCTCCCTGGCGTCTACTTGTATCCGATATGATCAAAATCTACACTTTATTGTAGGCCGCAGTTTGATTATCAAAGAACGGATATCAAGGACACGACACAACTTTCTCCCTACATTTTTTGATGCACAGTATCTAGACCTCCCGAGGCcactggagaaggagcttcTGCTGTTTGTGGTTGGCGGTGGCGAACGGGAAGGCTGGCGCTAACTCGGGGCTACTTGCTAGCGTTCGACATTTCTTGCTCCTATGGCGAGTGGGGTGGATAACTCCATACTACTAGATAAATACTGCCAGCTTAGTACTGTAGTAcatcatctcatcatcttctacgtactacagagtatatcTTCCAAGTACAAGTTACCGAGGAGGTATCACCTATTTCGGACATCTGGGCCTGGGCCAGGGGGACTCCCGAATATGTGGATTTCCAAAATTGACGTTCCTCTGGTGCAGTGCTTCTCTTATCAAACCCTCTTCCTACCAGGATTCCCAAGGAtaagagaagaagggaagaaaaaaaCACATTGCAGTAACAAATTGACCCCGGATCGAAATTCTTGAGATCGAGATGCGCAGATGCGATCATGGATATCAATCCAGTCAGTTGCCAAAGATAGGATGCTCGTTCCTTGATTTTTGGCATTCCAGTTCCATAGACATACATTGACAGCTACGTATGTATGCAATGGGATGTACATCTACAAAGTGGGCCACGATACTCCGAACATGCAGGACTGACGATCACCTGTCCTCCACCTGCCCTTCACTAAGCCACACATAGACACTTAAAGTACTAAGTACTTACATATTGAGTACACTCAAGAAGAAACGAGACTACCTATGTATTCAGGCATTAACACCATTACCACTTGATTGCTAATTGAGCAATTAACTCATCAGACTTTTATCCTTTTTTGATAAATACCCATGGTTTTGGTGTGATTGTCAAACCACTGAATGTTAGAGCGACCGGGATAGGTAGGTAGCAAAGGGAAAGTCAGAGTCATCCAGTCCTCTTGACACCCGGAGTGCAAGGCTCCCTGATAGATAGCCATGGCTCCACCCATCTAAATGGATTGCATTGACTGGGCCTTCTGGGGATCGTCCCACTGTCCCAGACCGTTCGATCGTTCTTAAAGTTCGCCTGTAATTACCAATAATACCCCATTTTCCCATCATCACCTCATCTGTCGCCCTTTTCCGGGCGCTGCGGCAACTATCAATGTGCAGTAGTGCCTCTATGTACATACTCGGCCGGCTTCTCGCCCTATTCAACGGTCATGGCGGATAGAAAGTTCCCCTCTCTTTAGCACCGTACAATTATAAAGATCAATAAAAGATTCAAAGCAAATCAGAAAGTAAACTAAAGATGCAATACTACTACTCCATATTGTAATCTCAACGCTTAGGACGTCCCCTTAATAAATTTTGCCTCCACATCTATCTCTCCGTTGATTAGTTCTTTGGTTCGCGAGAGGCTCATGTTTTAGATACCGGATTTTTCTGggttctttctcttctagaCCATAGGTGATAGTCTACATCTAACTCTGAGTACACGGGGGATCTGCTCTTCTTATCAATTGCTGTCATTCCTGTTTATTCTTTTTTTATTAACTCCGTACTgcagctccctcttttcTTGAATTATCACctattctttttcttttttccttttttttattttttttgCCTCTCATATActtccctccccctccatTACCATTCATTCTCTCTCCTGACCTTGCTTAAttcttgtcctcttcctATCCTCTCACAGTACTGGAGTGTCCGTTATCGGTTTGCGCCTCGTTCGTTTTTCATGGCCCTGTAAAACTTTAAAGTTCCTGTGTTCCTCCCATCTACTTCCAGTTACCTTCCTACGACTTCCGGCCATCCTCTTGTTCACCACTTTTGCCTCCTCGCTAGATGTCGAGTCCACAAGGTATGTACATGCAGCTCGCAACTGTGCAATGTTCAATGCTACACACCCTTCTCgccaatcttcttttcttcttcgctaTCTTCCGGGGGAAAAAAATTAAATGCCGGTTACTCTTTTCTCAAATCTTTTCTTATCCTGATTCCTCTTTTGCGTTACTCAAGGACTTGTACCGTGATACCTTCGTTACCTCTCTTGTCCGGACAGTGACATGACTGCGCTCCAACGCTCCTTCTACTGATAATGCAAACGCCCTTCCACCTCCAATCTGCCCAAATCTTCTGTCAAGTTCCTCCTTTGTCGTCACTGAGTCCGATTAATTGACCACGGCGACAATCTACCCGCTTGACACCGTCATTTGTCTCTGATGTGAGGTTGCACATCAGATAGAAGCCCATTGTCACTGCCCTGCTTTTGTACAGTCTTTGACAAGAGCGACCCTTCCCGACTAACTCTCAGTCAGGTTGTATTTACAGGGGCCGTTTCTTTGAACGACTCATCCTTTGATCCCTTCGTCTGCGGATCAAGGTTGCTCTCTTCAAGCTGTATCTAACACAGCTTGTTTCATTTGGACCTTTCTATCGTCAGCCTGCATCTTGTGTCTAGCCACACAAGTCCGGCCGGATGCCATACACTGCGCCGTTGAAGTCGTCGCCTTCTGCGCAGCACATTGAACACTCTCAACCCATCTCTCACTCTTGTCCCAGCTCACCACCATCGGTCGCCTCGAAAGCTGGGCGTCCGCACCTCCCACGTTCCTACTCATCTACCGCTTATGTTCGCAGGCACAGAAGGAGCCCGTCGAGCAGCAAGTCCTTTGTCTTCCCAGCTGCTGACAATCGTCCTCCTAAAACTAACCATGTCGTCGACGCTCTGGCTAGTGTCCGGCAATCTCCGCCCCCGATAAGCGATGCCATGATCCCTCCAGGGGCCGTGATCTCTCCACCGGAGTCGGCTCCGAATTCAAGTGATGAAGAGTTGACGCATCAGCACCGGGATGCACTGaaactggaggaacttgaGGCGGCCGTGAGGTCCATTGAGCAGCGAAGGACGCCGTCTCCAGAGAgggaagcagcagcagagaagTCGTCGTCGAGTACGACACCGCAGGAGTCTTCTCGTACACCACTATCCAAGGAGGCTCGCAAAATCTCACACTCTCGGTCGGTAACCGAAAGCTCCATCTCGCAGAAGAACGAAGAAGCTTTGACAAGCTCACCGGAAGAGAGCGAGAGGGATGATGAGCCCCAGAGAAAGCAGCCTATGGTGCGAAAGAAGTCAGGGGAACTTGTGAGACCCGCCCTTCGCCCTCCGTCGGCGCGGCGGCGGCCGTCTAGCATGCCGGGTACGCCCACCTACGCGAAGGCGGTGCATTTTGACTCTCAACTTGAACACATTCGTCACTTCTTGCAGTTGGACAAGCCACAGGCGGTCAGTGCCAACACGTCTCCTGCGGAGGACTATAACAACGAAAGTGAATTTCCTTTTGAGGCGCCTTCCTTCGAGCGGGAGATTCGACTTTCAAACTTCCCGAAGGATGTCTCCTCTAGAGCTCTTCAAAAGGTGCGGCTCGAACGACTATTCCTATCATCGGACAAGGATACATTGGTTGGCGTGGTGGCGGTTGCCAATCTGGCTTTTCAGAAGCACATTGCCGCTCGCTTTACCTTCGACTACTGGAGGACAGTCTCTGAAGTTACTGCGGAATACAGTGACGATGTCCGTCGGAAGCAAGCTAATGACGGCTACGACCGGTTTACATTCAGCATCAAGCTCACTGACCATGCAAACTTGGAGCAGAAAAC of Aspergillus fumigatus Af293 chromosome 2, whole genome shotgun sequence contains these proteins:
- a CDS encoding protein phosphatase regulator GAC1; this translates as MPYTAPLKSSPSAQHIEHSQPISHSCPSSPPSVASKAGRPHLPRSYSSTAYVRRHRRSPSSSKSFVFPAADNRPPKTNHVVDALASVRQSPPPISDAMIPPGAVISPPESAPNSSDEELTHQHRDALKLEELEAAVRSIEQRRTPSPEREAAAEKSSSSTTPQESSRTPLSKEARKISHSRSVTESSISQKNEEALTSSPEESERDDEPQRKQPMVRKKSGELVRPALRPPSARRRPSSMPGTPTYAKAVHFDSQLEHIRHFLQLDKPQAVSANTSPAEDYNNESEFPFEAPSFEREIRLSNFPKDVSSRALQKVRLERLFLSSDKDTLVGVVAVANLAFQKHIAARFTFDYWRTVSEVTAEYSDDVRRKQANDGYDRFTFSIKLTDHANLEQKTMFVCVRYSVAGQEFWDNNNFMNYQVNFVRIPRPRPEPRRPSAATSRPTLPRSKSFAGVNSRPSMPSSLDDFDEDMNDYLSFGRPKKPLKEESSSENLLKEVHRMSASREKQARQAFGNRYDFGASLSAVMRTKPAHDRTTLTARAKSDTTKSDPVNEDPVPPEGLYVKKVSPVSEVSSQLAHWEHVKPSSLLSSKPHHDSSVYKELVDKFCFYGSTKGSNGTNDSLSNGKSHPDPPSTSSTSPAQSLSPPLSPRSTEVLGIDYGNSCSSSASPVSSSPRAASSSPPHFDYAHHSHVQSNFLKESSTPAVIRGSHSTLIPTCETMYSRDTFIDHPSNHHFSTRSVVC